Proteins encoded within one genomic window of Panicum virgatum strain AP13 chromosome 1N, P.virgatum_v5, whole genome shotgun sequence:
- the LOC120655569 gene encoding transcription factor bHLH144-like → MQGAHGYGGYGYGGYGYDAGAYSSAGGGYGYGYGAGAYGSAGGGYGYDAGAYGSVGGGYGYDAGGYYYSSAYPPAPAHEDPLAAGRRAHDVPASLNGLELQPSEACPRNYVIFDQTCTKSRVMFHPSLAHKLGGPSSGHGGGSCYGAGDGAGKKGACREGGGGGGCSVRQKEDTEEIDALLSSEDDDDVVSTGRTPGASRDDGSSPDSTCSSSRRGGEPRKKERMSKMMRTLRGIVPGGSQMDAPAVLDGAVRYLKSLKVEAKKLGVRGSGS, encoded by the coding sequence ATGCAGGGAGCCCACGGCTACGGTGGCTACGGTTACGGCGGCTACGGCTACGACGCCGGTGCGTACAGCTCCGCGGGCGGCGGCTACGGCTACGGCTACGGCGCCGGCGCGTACGGCTCCGCGGGCGGCGGGTACGGCTACGACGCCGGCGCGTACGGCTCCGTGGGTGGCGGGTACGGCTACGACGCTGGCGGGTACTACTACTCCAGCGCatacccgccggcgccggcccacGAGGACCCGCtcgcggccgggcggcgggcgcACGACGTTCCGGCGTCGCTCAACGGGCTCGAGCTGCAGCCGTCGGAGGCGTGCCCCAGGAACTACGTCATCTTCGACCAGACGTGCACCAAGAGCCGGGTCATGTTCCACCCCTCCCTGGCGCACAAGCTCGGGGGTCCGTCgtcgggccacggcggcggcagctgctacggcgcgggcgacggcgccggGAAGAAGGGCGCgtgcagggaaggcggcggcggcggcggctgctcggTGCGGCAGAAGGAGGACACGGAGGAGATCGACGCGCTGCTGAGctcggaggacgacgacgacgtggtgAGCACGGGGCGCACCCCGGGCGCCTCCCGGGACGACGGGAGCTCCCCGGACTCCACGTGCTCGtccagccgccgcggcggcgagccgcgCAAGAAGGAGCGGATGAGCAAGATGATGCGGACGCTCAGGGGGATCGTCCCCGGCGGCAGCCAGATGGACGCGCCGGCCGTGTTGGACGGGGCCGTCCGGTACCTCAAGTCGCTCAAGGTGGAGGCCAAGAAGCTCGGCGTGCGCGGCTCgggcagctag